The Siniperca chuatsi isolate FFG_IHB_CAS linkage group LG9, ASM2008510v1, whole genome shotgun sequence genome includes a region encoding these proteins:
- the gstk1 gene encoding glutathione S-transferase kappa 1 isoform X1, with product MTSKKVVELFYDVVSPYSWLGFEVMCRYRHVWNIELKLRPAFLAGIMQGSGNKPPGLVPNKFLYMTKDLTRLSEYFGVPMQAPSDPFEVMFQKGSLSAMRFVAAVQEREKGGDKQVERVSRELWKRIWSEDKDITEPASLAEAAMKAGLSDREIKEVLELSTSKEVKNKLKSTTQDALDHGAFGFPMLVCHVNGKPEMFFGSDRFELMAHCIGEKWLGPQPDKSTAKL from the exons ATGACATCCAAGAAAGTTGTCGAGTTGTTCTACGATGTGGTCTCTCCGTACTCTTGGCTTGGCTTTGAG GTAATGTGTCGCTACAGACACGTGTGGAATATAGAGCTCAAACTGCGCCCTGCATTTCTGGCTGGCATCATGCAAGGATCAG GCAACAAGCCTCCTGGTCTGGTTCCAAACAAATTCCTTTACATGACGAAGGATCTGACCCGCTTGTCAGAGTATTTTGGTGTTCCCATGCAGGCTCCATCTGACCCCTTTGAGGTCATGTTCCAAAAAG GCTCCTTGTCTGCAATGCGATTTGTGGCAGCAGTACAAGAAAGGGAGAAGGGTGGAGACAAGCAGGTGGAGCGGGTGTCCCGGGAGCTGTGGAAAAGGATCTGGAGTGAGGACAAAGACATCACTGAACCTGCATCACTGGCTGAG gcaGCGATGAAAGCAGGATTGTCTGACAGAGAGATTAAAGAAGTGCTGGAGCTGTCCACCTCAAAGGAGGtcaaaaacaagctgaaaagcACAACACAGGATGCACTTGATCACGGG GCATTTGGCTTCCCCATGCTGGTGTGTCATGTAAATGGAAAGCCAGAGATGTTTTTTGGATCTGACAGATTTGAGCTCATGGCCCACTGCATTG GGGAGAAGTGGCTGGGACCTCAGCCTGACAAATCAACTGCCAaactgtga
- the gstk1 gene encoding glutathione S-transferase kappa 1 isoform X2, translating into MTSKKVVELFYDVVSPYSWLGFEVMCRYRHVWNIELKLRPAFLAGIMQGSGSLSAMRFVAAVQEREKGGDKQVERVSRELWKRIWSEDKDITEPASLAEAAMKAGLSDREIKEVLELSTSKEVKNKLKSTTQDALDHGAFGFPMLVCHVNGKPEMFFGSDRFELMAHCIGEKWLGPQPDKSTAKL; encoded by the exons ATGACATCCAAGAAAGTTGTCGAGTTGTTCTACGATGTGGTCTCTCCGTACTCTTGGCTTGGCTTTGAG GTAATGTGTCGCTACAGACACGTGTGGAATATAGAGCTCAAACTGCGCCCTGCATTTCTGGCTGGCATCATGCAAGGATCAG GCTCCTTGTCTGCAATGCGATTTGTGGCAGCAGTACAAGAAAGGGAGAAGGGTGGAGACAAGCAGGTGGAGCGGGTGTCCCGGGAGCTGTGGAAAAGGATCTGGAGTGAGGACAAAGACATCACTGAACCTGCATCACTGGCTGAG gcaGCGATGAAAGCAGGATTGTCTGACAGAGAGATTAAAGAAGTGCTGGAGCTGTCCACCTCAAAGGAGGtcaaaaacaagctgaaaagcACAACACAGGATGCACTTGATCACGGG GCATTTGGCTTCCCCATGCTGGTGTGTCATGTAAATGGAAAGCCAGAGATGTTTTTTGGATCTGACAGATTTGAGCTCATGGCCCACTGCATTG GGGAGAAGTGGCTGGGACCTCAGCCTGACAAATCAACTGCCAaactgtga